The following is a genomic window from Sulfitobacter pontiacus.
GCACGGGTGGGATCGGCGCTGGCGGATCTGGGACCGGGTCTGTCGGATATTGTGCTGCGGTGCTGCTGCTATCTGGAAGGGCTGGAAACCACGGAAAAGCGCCTAGGCTGGTCCGCGCGGTCGGGAAAGATCGTGCTGCGTATCGCCCTGATGCGCTTGCGCAAACACTATGCGGAAACGCTTGGCCCCGGGAGCGCTATGATCGGCTAGGCGGCGGATCCGGATCGGCGCGCACCGCATGGCTGCCCCGCAGATGACAACTGCCTCTTTCATGCGCCGCGAGAACCGACTACATAAGGGGCGTATTCCAAACGGAGCCTGATCATGCGAGACCTGAAAATCCCCGAGCAGCGCCACCCTGAAAAGGCCCGACACCCCGACAATCCACAGCCGAAAAAGCCGTCGTGGATCCGGGTGAAGGCGCCGGGTGGCAAAGGCTATGCGGATACCGCAAAGATCATGCGCGAGAACAAGCTGGTGACGGTCTGCGAAGAAGCGGGCTGCCCGAATGTGGGCGAATGCTGGTCGCAGGGCCATGCCACCATGATGATCATGGGGGAGGTCTGCACCCGCGCCTGTACCTTCTGCAACATCGCGACAGGGCGCCCACCGGAAGCGCTGGACATCTTTGAACCCGGGCGTGTGGCCGACGCGGTGTCCAAACTGGGGCTGAACCACGTGGTAATCACCAGCGTGGACCGCGACGACATCGAAGACGGCGGGGCAGAGCATTTTGCCCAGACCATCCGCGCCGTGCGCAAACGGTCCCCGGGCACCACGATCGAAATCCTGACCCCCGATTTCATCCGCTGTGATCCCAAAGTGCTGGAAACCGTGGTCGAGGCGCGCCCGGATGTGTTTAACCACAATCTGGAAACAGTGCCCGGCCTCTACCCCGAGGTCCGCCCCGGGGCGCGGTATTTCCATTCGCTGCGTCTGTTGCAGAGGGTCAAGGAACTTGATCCGACGATGTTTACCAAATCCGGCATCATGGTCGGTCTGGGCGAGGATCGTCAGTCCGTTATGCAGGTCATGGAAGACATGCGCGCGGCGGACATCGATTTTCTGACCATCGGGCAATATCTGCAGCCGACACCAAAGCACCACGCGGTGGACCGCTTTGTGCACCCCGATGAATTCGCCGCCTATGAAAAATCGGCCTACGGCAAAGGGTTCTTGATGGTATCTGCGACGCCTCTGACGCGGTCGAGCTACCACGCAGGGGATGACTTTGCGCGGCTGCAGGCGGCGCGGTTGGCCAAGCTGGGGTAACTGTGTTGCATTGATCTTGAGGGGCGTTGTCCTTCAAGCTCACGCGGTACAATGAGGGGCGCTGCCCCTCAAACTCACGCGATACAATGAGGGGCGCTGCCCCTCAAACTCCCCGGGATTTACATCCATTTGGAAAGGTTAGAACGGGTTTTTGATCCGTTGGGTCGTGGCCCATTCGGGCCAGTAGCCAAAGTATTCTGCGGCAAAGATCAGCGCGCCGGCCAGGACCACAGCAAAGACGAATTTGACGCGGCCCGCCGAGGGCGGGTGCTGCACCCACCGTTTCATCCGCATCAGCCAAGCGACGTTCATGTAAAACGGACCTTGCCGATAAAGGGCTGGTTGCGGTCGCGCTGTGCGAAATCGATGCCGTAGCCCACAACAAATTCATCCGGAATTTCAAAGCCGATCCAATCGGCCTTCATGTCCACCTCGCGGCGGCTGGGTTTGTCGAGCAGGGCGATGGTTTTCAGCCGTGCGGGTTCGCGCGACATCAGCAGGTTGCGTACGTGATGCAGGGTGTGGCCCGTATCGACGATATCTTCGACGACCAGCACATCGCGCCCTTCGATTGCGCCGCGCAAGTCTTTGAGGATACGCACTTCTCTGCTGCTTTCCATGCCATCGCCATAGCTGGAGGCCTCGAGGAAATCGACCTCGATCGGGAGGTCAAGCTCGCGCACCAGATCGGCGATAAACACGAAAGATCCGCGCAGCAGCCCCACCACTGTCAGCTTTTCGGTGCCGGCGAATTCGCTTTGGATTTCGCGGCAGAGAGTTTCGATCCGCGCGGCGATTGCCTTGGCCGAGATCATTTCATCGATGACATAAGGTCGCGTCGTCATGGGTTTTACCTTGAAAAAGGGGGAGATAGGATTTCATAAGGGCTAACTTCATGACAGATGGAAATCAATGCCTACCCATTCAGAGACCCGCGAACTGCCCTACACCGCCCAACAGATGTATGATCTGGTGGCCGATGTTGCGTCATACCCTGATTTTCTGCCCTGGACCGCCGCCGCGCGGATCAAAAGCCGTGAGGATAAGGGGGATCACGAGGTGATGGACGCCGATCTTGTCATCAGTTTCAAGGTGTTTCGCGAACGTTTCACCAGCCGCGTGGTGTTGTGGCCAGAGGCCAAGAAGATCGACACCGAATATCTGGATGGCCCGTTCAAATACATGAAATCGAACTGGGCCTTCGAGGACAATGGCGACGGCAGCTGCAAGGTGCATTTCTTCGTCGATTTCGAATTCAAGAACGCGATTTTGCAAAAGATCATCGGCGTCGTCTTTAACGAGGCGATGCAGCGGGTGGTGCGGGCGTTCGAGAAACGCGCGGCTGCTCTTTATGGGGCCGAGGCCTAGAAACAACAAAGGCCCCGATGCGGGGCCTTTGTGTGGGTCTGCGTTTTCCCGATCAGCTGCTTAGGTCATAGGCCCGCTCACCGTGGACAGATAGATCAAGCCCGTTGACCTCGACCTCCTTGCTGACACGTAACGGGGTGATCGCCTTGCAGACCAGCACCAGCACGACGGTCACCACCGTGGTATAGACACCGACTATCGCCAGCGACCCCAATTGTGCGGCCCAGGACCCCGCCCCGAGGGCAGCGATCATGATGGTGCCGAAGATGCCGCCCACGCCGTGAACCGCGAATACGTCAAGCGTGTCGTCGATCTTGGCCTTGTTGCGGATCAAGACGACTGCTTCCTGGCACAGGATCCCGGCAACCGCGCCGATCAGCAGCGCCGCCCAAGGGCCGACGAAGCCCGACGCAGGCGTGATGGAGGCCAGTCCCGCGATGGTGCCCGTGACGATGCCGACCAGGGAGGCTTTGCCGAATTTGATCCGCTCCCACAGCGCCCAGGTGAGCGAGGCAGTGGCGGCAGAGATATGGGTCACCGTGATCGCCATCGCCGCACCACCGTCAGCCGCCAGTTGCGAGCCGCCGTTAAAACCGAACCAGCCGACCCAGAGCATCGCTGCCCCGATCATCACGAAGCCTGGGTTATGCGGCGGGGTGTTGTGGTTAAGGCGTGGGCCAAGAAAGACCGCGAGGATCAGCGCCGCGAGGCCGGCTGTTTCATGCACCACGATGCCGCCCGCGAAATCGCGCACGCCGACCTCGCCAAAGATGCCGCCATCGGCCAGGAAACCGCCGCCCCAGACCCAATGTACCACGGGCGCGTAGCACAGCAGCATCCAGAGACCCGAGAAGAGCATTACGAATCCAAAGCCGATACGCTCCACATAGGCACCGACGATCAGCGCAGGCGTGATCACTGCGAATGTCATCTGGAAGGCGAAGAACAGGATTTCGGGCAGGGTGCCTGACAGGCTGTCAGCAGTGACCCCCGACAGGCCGATCTTGCCCAAGCCGCCCCAGAGGCCCGAGGTGTCGGGACCAAAGGCGATGGAGTATCCGGCGAAGAACCACAGCACGCTCATCAGACAGGCGACGCCGTAGGTATGCATGAAAACGCTCAGCACGTTGCGGCTGCGCACCAGCCCGCCATAGAAGAGCGCGAGCCCCGGTAATGTCATGAACAGGACCAAGGCCGTGGCGGTCATGATCCAGGCCGTATCAGCTGCGTTCATCTTGGTTTCCTCCCGAAAGGTTTTTGATTGCAGACGGGTGAAACGGATGTGCGCGCGCGACAAAAGTTAAAATGTGGGCAAAGCCGGTGATTAAACGGGCATTTCTACATTCGCCACATATTTAGGCAGCAATTTAGCCATGCCGCCTGTTTTGCGGGCGTTATGTAATCGCCTCAAAAATCAGCCCCAAGGCGAAATCGCGGGCAGAGCGGCGGACTTTATCGCGGCCCAATGCGCCGAACTCTTGCGTTTGGGTGGTGATACCGGACGCCGTGGCGAGGCCGAAACAGACGCGGCCTTCGGGCTTATGCTCTGACCCGCCGGGGCCTGCGATGCCGGTGATCGACACGGCGATCTGCGCGCCGGATCGTGCCAAGGCACCGCGTGCCATTTCAAGGGCGACCTGCTCGGACACCGCGCCGTGGGCGGCAAGCGTCTCGGGGCTGACGCCCAGAAGATCGATCTTGGCGGCATTGGTATAGGTGACAAACCCACGGTCAAAGATCGCAGAGGATCCGGGGAGGTCCGTCAGGGCGGCGGCCACCATGCCGCCCGTGCAGCTTTCGGCGCAGGCGATCATGACCTCGCGCGTGCGGGCGCGGTCCAGAAGGGCGTGCAAATCAGGCAAAGAGATACACGTGATACAGCACGGCCAGTGCGATCACCCCCAGCAGGGCGAAAATGCCCGCAAAGATATCATCCAGCATCACGCCAAGCGCATCGCCGCGCCGGTCGGCCCAGCCGATGATCAGCGGCTTCCAGATGTCGAACAGACGGAACAGGGCAAAAGCCGCGATCCATCCGGGCCACATCACAAGGATGTTCATATCCATCGTCCAACTGGCATAGCTGAGCGGCAGCAGCGCGACCCATTGGCCTGCAACCTCGTCGATCACGATTTCAGACGGGTCATGATCAGCGCTTCCGGCGGTCATGCGTGCGGTGGCCCACCAACCTGCGGCAAAGGTAAGCACGATGCCTGCGATCAACAGCGGCAGCCCACCGATGACATGGAGCAGCCAGGCCCAGGGCAGCGCCACCAGCGA
Proteins encoded in this region:
- the lipA gene encoding lipoyl synthase, with product MRDLKIPEQRHPEKARHPDNPQPKKPSWIRVKAPGGKGYADTAKIMRENKLVTVCEEAGCPNVGECWSQGHATMMIMGEVCTRACTFCNIATGRPPEALDIFEPGRVADAVSKLGLNHVVITSVDRDDIEDGGAEHFAQTIRAVRKRSPGTTIEILTPDFIRCDPKVLETVVEARPDVFNHNLETVPGLYPEVRPGARYFHSLRLLQRVKELDPTMFTKSGIMVGLGEDRQSVMQVMEDMRAADIDFLTIGQYLQPTPKHHAVDRFVHPDEFAAYEKSAYGKGFLMVSATPLTRSSYHAGDDFARLQAARLAKLG
- the hpt gene encoding hypoxanthine phosphoribosyltransferase, producing the protein MTTRPYVIDEMISAKAIAARIETLCREIQSEFAGTEKLTVVGLLRGSFVFIADLVRELDLPIEVDFLEASSYGDGMESSREVRILKDLRGAIEGRDVLVVEDIVDTGHTLHHVRNLLMSREPARLKTIALLDKPSRREVDMKADWIGFEIPDEFVVGYGIDFAQRDRNQPFIGKVRFT
- a CDS encoding type II toxin-antitoxin system RatA family toxin — translated: MPTHSETRELPYTAQQMYDLVADVASYPDFLPWTAAARIKSREDKGDHEVMDADLVISFKVFRERFTSRVVLWPEAKKIDTEYLDGPFKYMKSNWAFEDNGDGSCKVHFFVDFEFKNAILQKIIGVVFNEAMQRVVRAFEKRAAALYGAEA
- a CDS encoding ammonium transporter; protein product: MNAADTAWIMTATALVLFMTLPGLALFYGGLVRSRNVLSVFMHTYGVACLMSVLWFFAGYSIAFGPDTSGLWGGLGKIGLSGVTADSLSGTLPEILFFAFQMTFAVITPALIVGAYVERIGFGFVMLFSGLWMLLCYAPVVHWVWGGGFLADGGIFGEVGVRDFAGGIVVHETAGLAALILAVFLGPRLNHNTPPHNPGFVMIGAAMLWVGWFGFNGGSQLAADGGAAMAITVTHISAATASLTWALWERIKFGKASLVGIVTGTIAGLASITPASGFVGPWAALLIGAVAGILCQEAVVLIRNKAKIDDTLDVFAVHGVGGIFGTIMIAALGAGSWAAQLGSLAIVGVYTTVVTVVLVLVCKAITPLRVSKEVEVNGLDLSVHGERAYDLSS
- a CDS encoding CinA family protein, with translation MPDLHALLDRARTREVMIACAESCTGGMVAAALTDLPGSSAIFDRGFVTYTNAAKIDLLGVSPETLAAHGAVSEQVALEMARGALARSGAQIAVSITGIAGPGGSEHKPEGRVCFGLATASGITTQTQEFGALGRDKVRRSARDFALGLIFEAIT
- a CDS encoding phosphatidylglycerophosphatase A, giving the protein MTLAKLIATVLGVGYIRPASGTWGSLVALPWAWLLHVIGGLPLLIAGIVLTFAAGWWATARMTAGSADHDPSEIVIDEVAGQWVALLPLSYASWTMDMNILVMWPGWIAAFALFRLFDIWKPLIIGWADRRGDALGVMLDDIFAGIFALLGVIALAVLYHVYLFA